ACCGCGGGGCGTCCCGTCCGCATTCCTTGGGTGGGACCTGGGGAGGAACGACCACACCGATGAGGTTGGACCGAAGACGCCCCGCGGAGCTTTATTGTGTTGTTATCCCACCGTACAACGCCTCTGATGGCTTCTAGTGGTAAATGCGGTAATTTTCCGATCTGATGCAGAGCTGCCGGTACCCGGCCGGACGACGGACCGACCGGTCGACCGGCCGCCGTACCCAGCGGTTGGGCATCGATCCCCATCCAGGGCAACGAGGCCCCGCCCGGCGGGTGACGCGCCGTCGGTCGTGGACGGCCCGCCGCTGTCGGTCGGTGTCGGGGTGGCGACGTAGGCTCGCCTGCATGCGTATCGGAGCCCATGTCGATTCGGTCGACCCGCTGGCCGAGGCGGCGGCCCGCGCCGCGGAGGCGGTGCAGTTCTTCCTCGCCGACCCGCAGGGATGGAAGGCGCCGCAACCCCGGCCGGACGCCGACCGGCTGCGGTCCGCCGACGTGGACCGCTACGTCCACGCGCCGTACGTCATCAACGTCGCCACCCGCAACAACCGGATCCGGATCCCCAGTCGCAAGCTGCTCCTGGCGCACGCGAACGCGGCCGCCGCCATCGGCGCCAAGGGGCTGATCGTGCACGGCGGGCACGTCAACGCCGGTGACGACCTCGCGGTCGGCTTCGACAACTGGCGTAAGACCTTCGCGTACGCGGCGGACTCCGGTGGCTTCCAGCTGCCGGTCCTGATCGAGAACACCGCCGGTGGGGACAACGCCTGCGCCCGACGGCTGGACGCGCTGGCCCGGCTCTGGGACGTCGTCGGCGAGTACGAGGTCGGCTTCTGTCTGGACACCTGCCACGCGCACGCCGGCGGCGAGGAGCTGCTCGGCCTGGTCGACCGGATCAAGGCGATCACCGGGCGGATCGACCTGGTGCACGCGAACAACTCCAGGGACGCGTTCGACTCGGGCCGCGACCGCCACGACAACCTCGACGGCGGCACGATCGACCCCGAGCTGGTGGTCGCCCTGGTCCGGGCGGCCGACGCACCGGTCATCGTGGAGACGCCCGGCGGCGTCGAGGGCCAGCGCGCGGACATCACCTTCCTGAGAGATCAACTGGGTACGGGAGCCTCGGCGGCATGACCACGGAGCAGTCCGACGCGACCGGCGGCGGCAGCCGGTCCACCGCAGACACCACGGGCGAGTCCGAGCAACCGGCCACGACCCGGCCGAAAACGCCGGACGAGGGTACGTCGACCGCCGACAAGCCGGCGGTGCCGGCAACCCAGCAGCCGGTGAAAGCAACGGCGGTAGACCAGCCGGTGGAGCCGGCGGCGGCACAGCAGCCGGCGGAAACGGCGGCACAGGAGCCGGTCAAGCCCTCTGCGGCACAGAGCAGCACCGCGGAGGCCGACGCCAGCGCCGGCAAGGGCGACAGCGCGGCAACCGACGCCAGCGCCGCGAAGAGCGAGAACGCGAAGAAGGACGACCCCGCCGAGGCGGACGGCAGTGCCGAGCCGGGCCGTACCGACGTGAAGGGCACGCACGGGAAGCCGGCGCGCGCCTGGTGGCGGCGATGGCGCGGTGGCCCGAAACGGCCCGGCACCGCGAGCGGACCGCAGGCCGGCGGCGGGCAACAGGCCGGCGGAGCGGTGCGGGTCGACGGCGCGGAGACGGCGAAGCCGGACCCCTGGGAGGCGTTCTCCCCGGCCGGTGAGCCGGTGCCCACCCGGCTGGGTCGGGCCACCCGTGCGGTCGGCCGGTTCCTGGTGCACGAGTGGACGCTGGCCGTGGTCGGGGCACTGGTGCTCGCCGTGGCGTTGACCTGGCCGGCGTTGCGCTACCCGCTGCACACGCTGCCGCAGGACATCTGGGATCCCAGCCTGCAGGCCTGGCAGATGGCCTGGTCCGGGCACATCCTGCTGACCAACCCGGGGCAGCTGTGGCAGGCCAACGCCTTCTACCCCGAGTCGTGGAGTTTCGCCTTCTCCGACACCCTGCTCGGCTACGCCCCGGCCGGCATGATCGGCACCGGCCCGGAGGCGGCCGTCCTCCGCTACAACATCATCTTCGTGTTGGCCCACGCGTTGGCCACGATCGGGGCGTACGCGCTGGCCCGGCAGCTCGGCGCGGGCCGGATCGGCGCGGCGGTGGCCGGCGTCAGCTACGCCTACGCGCCCTGGCTGCTGGCCCAGGCCGGCCACCTGCACGTGCTCTCCAACGGTGGCATCCCGTTGGCCCTGGCCATGCTGGCCCGGGGGCACGGCTGGTCGCTGCGGTACGGCTACCGGCCACGACGGCGGCACGAGGGCTGGGCGTACGCGGGTTGGCTGGTCGCCGCCTGGCAGCTCAGTCTCGGCTTCGGCATCGGGCTGCCGTTCGCGTACTTCCTCGGTGGCGCGGTGCTGGTCGCAACCGTCACCTGGTTCCTGCGGCGCTACCTGGTCCGGCCGGTGAAGCGCCCGTTCGGGGCCCGGCTGCTGGTGGCCGACCTGGTCGGCGGGGCGCTCTTCGCCGCCGTCGGTGTGCTGCTGGCCATCCCGTACTTCAAGG
Above is a window of Micromonospora yangpuensis DNA encoding:
- a CDS encoding deoxyribonuclease IV, whose amino-acid sequence is MRIGAHVDSVDPLAEAAARAAEAVQFFLADPQGWKAPQPRPDADRLRSADVDRYVHAPYVINVATRNNRIRIPSRKLLLAHANAAAAIGAKGLIVHGGHVNAGDDLAVGFDNWRKTFAYAADSGGFQLPVLIENTAGGDNACARRLDALARLWDVVGEYEVGFCLDTCHAHAGGEELLGLVDRIKAITGRIDLVHANNSRDAFDSGRDRHDNLDGGTIDPELVVALVRAADAPVIVETPGGVEGQRADITFLRDQLGTGASAA